From the Panthera leo isolate Ple1 chromosome C1, P.leo_Ple1_pat1.1, whole genome shotgun sequence genome, one window contains:
- the ZNF691 gene encoding zinc finger protein 691, with product MGSEKEKEQNPEQHLPEEGEWGKPWRVEDSEGFRIPDGEKEHEQESLSEGPQEIHPKKPLQKVTDPAREPGGPMAHPRPEIDEKPFICAQCGKTFNNTSNLRTHQRIHTGEKPYKCSECGKSFSRSSNRIRHERIHLEEKHYKCPKCQESFRRRSDLTTHQQDHLGKRPYRCDLCGKSFSQSATLAVHHRTHLEPAPYICCECGKSFSNSSSFGVHHRTHTGERPYECTECGRTFSDISNFGAHQRTHRGEKPYWCTLCGKHFSRSSNLIRHQKTHMGEQAGKDAS from the coding sequence ATGGGCAgtgagaaggagaaggagcagaatCCAGAACAGCACCTGCCTGAGGAAGGGGAATGGGGTAAGCCTTGGAGAGTGGAGGACTCGGAGGGTTTTCGGATCCCAGAtggagagaaggagcatgagcaagagagccTGTCAGAAGGTCCACAAGAGATCCACCCAAAAAAGCCGTTGCAGAAAGTCACCGACCCCGCCAGAGAGCCCGGGGGCCCCATGGCTCACCCAAGGCCCGAGATCGACGAGAAGCCCTTTATATGTGCCCAGTGTGGCAAAACCTTCAATAATACCTCCAACCTGAGAACACACCAGCGGATCCACACCGGCGAGAAACCTTACAAGTGTTCTGAATGTGGCAAGAGCTTCTCGAGAAGCTCCAACCGCATCCGGCACGAGCGGATCCACCTGGAAGAGAAGCACTACAAATGTCCCAAGTGTCAGGAGAGCTTTCGGCGGCGCTCAGACCTTACCACGCACCAACAAGATCACCTGGGCAAACGGCCGTACCGCTGTGACCTCTGTGGCAAGAGCTTCAGCCAGAGTGCCACGCTGGCGGTGCATCACCGGACGCACCTGGAGCCAGCGCCCTACATCTGCTGTGAGTGCGGCAAGAGCTTCAGCAACAGCTCCAGCTTCGGTGTGCACCACCGCACGCACACGGGCGAGAGGCCCTATGAGTGCACCGAGTGTGGGCGGACCTTCAGCGACATCTCCAACTTTGGAGCACACCAGAGGACCCACAGAGGGGAGAAGCCCTACTGGTGCACTCTGTGTGGGAAACACTTCTCCCGGAGCTCCAACCTTATCCGCCACCAGAAAACGCACATGGGAGAGCAGGCTGGGAAAGACGCCAGCTGA